The Pseudomonas berkeleyensis genome includes a region encoding these proteins:
- a CDS encoding enoyl-CoA hydratase, whose translation MSTALETYKSGIFDLTHKLTVEKHGHTALITINHPPANTWDRDSLIGLKQVVEHLNRDDEVYALVVTGQGPKFFSAGADLNMFADGDKARAREMARRFGEAFETLRDFRGVSIAAINGYAMGGGLECALACDIRIAERQAQMALPEAAVGLLPCAGGTQALPWLVGEGWAKRMILCGERIDAETALRIGLVEQVVDTGEARGTALLLASKVARQSPVAVRTIKPLIQGARQRGPNTWLPEERERFVDLFDADDTREGVNAFLEKRDPQWRNK comes from the coding sequence ATGAGCACTGCACTGGAAACCTACAAATCCGGCATCTTCGACCTGACCCACAAGCTCACCGTGGAGAAGCACGGCCACACCGCACTGATCACCATCAACCACCCGCCGGCCAACACCTGGGATCGCGACTCGCTGATCGGCCTCAAGCAGGTGGTCGAACACCTCAACCGTGACGACGAGGTCTACGCCCTGGTGGTGACCGGCCAGGGGCCGAAGTTCTTCAGCGCCGGCGCTGACCTGAACATGTTCGCCGACGGCGACAAGGCCCGTGCCCGCGAAATGGCGCGGCGCTTCGGCGAAGCCTTCGAGACCCTGCGCGACTTCCGTGGCGTGTCCATCGCCGCGATCAACGGCTACGCCATGGGCGGCGGCCTGGAGTGCGCGCTGGCCTGCGACATCCGCATCGCCGAACGCCAGGCGCAAATGGCCCTGCCGGAAGCCGCAGTGGGCCTGTTGCCCTGCGCCGGCGGCACCCAGGCGCTGCCCTGGCTGGTCGGTGAAGGCTGGGCCAAGCGCATGATCCTCTGCGGCGAACGCATCGATGCCGAAACGGCCCTGCGCATCGGCCTGGTCGAGCAGGTGGTGGACACCGGCGAGGCGCGCGGCACCGCCCTGCTGCTGGCTTCCAAGGTGGCGCGACAGAGCCCGGTGGCGGTGCGCACCATCAAACCGCTGATCCAGGGCGCCCGTCAGCGCGGCCCGAACACCTGGCTGCCGGAGGAGCGCGAGCGCTTCGTCGACCTGTTCGACGCCGACGACACCCGCGAAGGCGTCAACGCCTTCCTGGAAAAACGCGATCCGCAGTGGCGCAACAAATAA
- a CDS encoding isocitrate lyase/PEP mutase family protein, with protein MANTQQQKALAFQALHQREQLLVLPNPWDAGSAKILAALGFEALATTSAGLAFSLGRADGEGLISREDTLSNARAIVEATPLPVAADLENGFADEPQGCADTLLQAAACGLVGGSIEDASGKPEVPIYPLELAVERIRASVAAVRSLPFSFTLCARAENFLHGREDLADTLRRLEAYADAGADVLYAPGLTTRAQIDAVVRAVAPRPVNVLLGLSSSALTFDDLATLGVRRVSVGSSLARVAFGGFLQAARGLRQGDTGFARNAAPFAELNELFKAGQ; from the coding sequence ATGGCCAATACGCAGCAGCAAAAAGCCCTGGCTTTCCAGGCCCTGCACCAACGTGAACAACTGCTGGTGCTGCCCAACCCCTGGGATGCCGGCTCGGCGAAGATCCTCGCGGCGCTCGGCTTCGAGGCACTGGCCACCACCAGTGCCGGCCTGGCCTTCAGCCTCGGGCGCGCCGATGGCGAAGGCCTGATCAGTCGCGAGGACACCCTGTCCAACGCCCGCGCCATCGTCGAGGCCACGCCTTTGCCGGTCGCGGCCGATCTGGAAAACGGCTTTGCCGATGAGCCCCAAGGCTGCGCCGATACACTGCTGCAGGCCGCGGCCTGCGGCTTGGTGGGTGGCTCCATCGAAGATGCCAGCGGCAAGCCAGAGGTGCCCATCTATCCATTGGAGCTGGCCGTCGAACGTATCCGCGCCTCGGTGGCGGCCGTACGTAGCCTGCCCTTCTCCTTCACCCTCTGCGCCCGTGCGGAAAACTTCCTGCACGGTCGTGAAGACCTGGCCGACACCCTGCGCCGCCTGGAAGCCTATGCCGACGCCGGCGCTGATGTGCTCTACGCCCCCGGCCTGACCACTCGCGCACAGATCGATGCCGTGGTACGGGCCGTTGCACCCAGGCCTGTCAATGTCCTGCTCGGGCTGTCGAGCAGTGCACTGACATTCGATGACCTAGCCACGCTGGGCGTGCGCCGGGTCAGCGTCGGCTCCAGCCTGGCGCGCGTGGCGTTTGGCGGCTTTCTGCAGGCCGCACGCGGTCTGCGCCAGGGCGACACAGGTTTTGCCAGGAACGCTGCCCCCTTCGCCGAACTCAACGAGCTGTTCAAAGCCGGGCAATGA
- a CDS encoding enoyl-CoA hydratase/isomerase family protein, with the protein MNVTFEERPSLHGYRIGIASLDAEKSLNALSLPMIKALDDRLKAWADDAEIACVVLRGNGPKAFCAGGDVVQLVNQCREQPGEVPPLARHFFADEYRLDHRIHTYPKPFICWAHGHVLGGGMGLMQGAGIRVVTPSSRLGMPEINIGLYPDVGGSWFLARLPGRLGLFLGLTAASINARDALDLNLADRFLRDDQQDALLAGLVQLNWREQPGAQLHSLLRALENEARPELPSAQWLPRRERIDELLDVADLPAAVSAISALQQDDDALLARAAKTLAHGCPLTAHLVWEQIRRARQLSLAEVLRMEYAMSLNCCRHPEFPEGVRARLIDKDQTPHWHWPDVAAISPAVVEAHFAPVWDGEHPLADL; encoded by the coding sequence ATGAATGTCACCTTCGAAGAACGCCCCAGCCTGCACGGCTACCGCATCGGCATCGCCAGCCTGGATGCCGAGAAAAGCCTCAACGCGTTGTCGTTGCCGATGATCAAGGCGCTCGACGACCGCCTCAAGGCCTGGGCGGATGATGCGGAGATCGCCTGCGTCGTGTTGCGCGGCAATGGCCCCAAGGCCTTCTGCGCCGGCGGCGATGTGGTGCAGCTGGTCAACCAGTGCCGCGAACAGCCAGGCGAAGTGCCGCCCCTGGCGCGGCACTTCTTTGCCGACGAGTACCGTCTGGATCACCGCATCCACACCTATCCAAAACCCTTCATTTGCTGGGCCCACGGCCACGTGCTGGGTGGCGGCATGGGCCTGATGCAGGGCGCTGGTATCCGCGTCGTCACCCCGAGCAGCCGCCTGGGCATGCCGGAGATCAACATCGGCCTGTACCCGGACGTCGGCGGTAGCTGGTTCCTGGCGCGCTTGCCGGGTCGCCTGGGGCTGTTCCTCGGCCTCACCGCAGCCAGCATCAACGCCCGCGATGCCCTGGATCTGAACCTGGCCGACCGCTTTCTGCGCGACGACCAGCAGGACGCCCTGCTAGCCGGCCTGGTGCAACTGAACTGGCGCGAACAACCCGGGGCTCAGTTGCACAGCCTGCTACGGGCACTGGAGAACGAAGCACGGCCGGAGCTACCGAGCGCGCAATGGCTACCTCGCCGCGAACGCATCGACGAGTTGCTCGACGTCGCCGACCTGCCGGCTGCCGTATCTGCCATCAGCGCACTGCAACAGGACGACGACGCCCTGCTCGCCCGCGCCGCCAAGACCTTGGCCCATGGCTGCCCGCTGACCGCGCACCTGGTCTGGGAGCAGATCCGCCGTGCCCGCCAGCTGTCGCTGGCCGAGGTGCTGCGCATGGAATACGCCATGAGCCTGAATTGCTGTCGCCACCCGGAATTTCCCGAAGGCGTGCGTGCGCGCCTGATCGACAAGGATCAGACACCGCATTGGCACTGGCCGGACGTGGCCGCGATCTCTCCAGCCGTGGTCGAAGCGCATTTCGCCCCGGTCTGGGATGGAGAACATCCGCTGGCGGATTTGTAG
- a CDS encoding HlyD family type I secretion periplasmic adaptor subunit, whose product MLRQYFQGGEQLSGEPLPEVDKALVEDAPRVVRLTIWTLLGFVIFLGFWAHFAEIDEVTRGEGKAIPSSKLQKVQNLEGGIISELFIHEGQVVEVGAPLLRLDPTRFESNVGETEADRTAMQLRVERLSAEVDDRPLMIPDELRALAPEQAASEEALFLSRRQQLNDELGGLEQQMVQRRQELQEFISKQAQFRNSLQLLRQEIGISEPLVAEGAISRVEVLRLRRAEVETRGQLDATSLAIPRAESAIKEAENKIAETRSRFRSEALGQLNEARTELSKANATGKALEDRVKRTLVTSPVRGIVKQLLVNTIGGVIQPGSDLVEIVPLDDTLLVEARIRPQDIAFLHPGQKAMVKFTAYDFTIYGGLEADLEQIGADTVTDEDGNSFYLIKLRTRQSHLGSDENPLLIIPGMVASVDIMTGKKSILSYLLKPIIRARAEALRER is encoded by the coding sequence ATGTTGCGTCAGTACTTTCAGGGTGGCGAGCAGTTGTCCGGCGAGCCACTACCTGAAGTCGACAAGGCGCTGGTGGAGGACGCCCCGCGTGTGGTGCGCCTGACCATCTGGACGTTGCTGGGATTCGTCATCTTCCTCGGTTTCTGGGCGCACTTCGCGGAGATCGACGAGGTGACGCGCGGCGAGGGCAAGGCGATTCCTTCGTCCAAGCTGCAGAAGGTGCAGAACCTCGAAGGCGGCATCATTTCCGAGCTGTTCATCCATGAAGGGCAAGTCGTGGAGGTGGGCGCGCCGCTGCTGCGCCTTGACCCCACGCGCTTCGAGTCCAACGTCGGCGAGACCGAGGCGGATCGCACTGCGATGCAACTGCGCGTGGAGCGCCTGAGCGCCGAGGTCGATGATCGCCCGTTGATGATCCCTGATGAACTGCGTGCGCTGGCCCCCGAGCAGGCCGCCAGCGAGGAGGCGCTGTTCCTCAGTCGTCGCCAACAGCTGAACGATGAGCTGGGCGGCCTGGAGCAACAGATGGTGCAGCGCCGTCAGGAGCTGCAGGAGTTCATTTCCAAACAGGCGCAGTTCCGCAACAGCCTGCAACTGCTGCGTCAGGAGATCGGCATTTCCGAGCCGCTGGTGGCCGAAGGCGCAATCTCGCGGGTGGAGGTGTTGCGCCTGCGCCGTGCCGAAGTGGAGACGCGCGGTCAGCTGGATGCCACGTCACTGGCCATTCCCCGTGCGGAGTCGGCGATCAAGGAGGCGGAGAACAAGATTGCCGAAACTCGCTCGCGTTTCCGTAGCGAGGCGCTCGGGCAGTTGAACGAGGCACGCACCGAGCTGAGCAAGGCCAATGCCACCGGCAAGGCACTGGAGGATCGGGTCAAGCGTACACTGGTCACGTCGCCGGTACGGGGCATCGTCAAGCAGTTGCTGGTCAACACCATCGGCGGGGTGATCCAGCCGGGCAGCGATCTGGTGGAAATCGTGCCGCTGGACGATACCTTGCTGGTGGAAGCACGCATCCGCCCGCAGGACATCGCCTTCCTCCATCCCGGGCAGAAGGCCATGGTCAAGTTCACTGCCTATGACTTCACCATCTATGGCGGCCTGGAAGCTGACCTCGAACAGATCGGCGCCGATACGGTCACCGACGAAGACGGCAACAGCTTTTACCTGATCAAGTTGCGTACCCGCCAAAGTCATCTGGGCAGTGACGAGAATCCGCTGTTGATCATCCCCGGCATGGTCGCCTCGGTGGATATCATGACCGGCAAGAAGAGCATCCTCAGCTACCTGCTCAAACCGATCATCCGCGCCCGCGCCGAGGCCTTGCGCGAGCGTTGA
- a CDS encoding type I secretion system permease/ATPase, with the protein MDPQASRVESNSDPRGQHDDPLLDSLLSLCVLHRKPANRAMLTSGLPLPKQRLTAELLPRAAARAGLQGRLLRRSLEQIPKIALPALLLLKEGRCAVLLGWSEQGEARLLLSESDGGEVKVARDLLQEDFSGQVFFAQPQHKYDLDQGSLIPRTQSWFRDTLKRSRWLYMDAVAASLLINLIGLGAPLFVMNVYDRVVPNQAAATLWVLAIGISGAYIFDLLLKTMRGLCLDLAGKKTDLIISATLFERIVGMAMKFRPQRVGSFAQNIHEFQTLRDFLASLTLTSVIDLPFTLLILLVIGLLGGHLVWIPLLAFPLAMGISWLLQKPLVATMDRTMALAAERQSSLIETLAGLDAVKVNNAESDRQYLWEQTIGTLGRLELRVKMLSSLAMNLTMLIQQLAGVIMIVAGVYLIMAGNLSMGGLIACYMLNGRALGPLSQLSGLFTRYQQARLTMINVDQMMDLPQERHEGEQPLVRSKLQGSLELRQVSFTYPHQQTPALSEINLIVRPGEKIGIIGRSGSGKSSLAKLIVGLYQADSGSLLVDGTDIRQLDVSELRHNVGYVPQDIQLFSGTLRDNLMAGARYVEDELVLQASELAGVHEFARLHPQGYELQVGERGQNLSGGQRQNVALARALLLDPPILLLDEPTSSMDNPGEERLKERIGAVLANKTLLLVTHRASMLSLVDRLLIIDRGRIIADGPKESVMEALKKGQISVA; encoded by the coding sequence GTGGATCCACAAGCCAGTCGTGTTGAAAGCAACTCCGATCCGCGCGGGCAGCACGATGATCCGCTGTTGGATTCGCTCCTTTCTCTCTGCGTCCTGCACCGTAAACCGGCCAATCGGGCCATGCTCACCAGTGGTTTGCCGCTGCCCAAGCAGCGCCTGACTGCAGAGCTGCTGCCCCGAGCTGCCGCCCGCGCGGGGTTGCAGGGGCGTTTGCTGCGCAGAAGCCTCGAGCAGATCCCCAAAATCGCGCTTCCGGCTTTATTGTTGCTCAAGGAAGGGCGTTGCGCGGTGCTGCTGGGCTGGAGCGAGCAAGGCGAAGCGCGCTTGCTGCTCAGCGAAAGCGATGGCGGTGAAGTGAAGGTCGCTCGCGACCTGTTGCAAGAAGACTTCAGTGGCCAGGTGTTCTTCGCTCAGCCCCAGCATAAATACGATCTGGATCAGGGCAGCCTGATTCCGCGTACTCAGTCCTGGTTTCGCGACACCCTCAAGCGTTCGCGCTGGCTCTACATGGATGCCGTGGCGGCCAGCCTGCTGATCAACCTGATCGGCCTCGGTGCGCCATTGTTCGTGATGAACGTCTATGACCGAGTGGTGCCCAACCAGGCCGCGGCCACGCTCTGGGTACTGGCCATCGGTATTTCCGGCGCCTACATCTTCGACCTGCTGCTCAAGACCATGCGCGGCCTGTGCCTCGACCTGGCGGGCAAGAAGACCGACCTGATCATCTCCGCCACGCTGTTCGAGCGCATCGTCGGCATGGCCATGAAGTTCCGCCCTCAGCGCGTCGGCAGCTTCGCCCAGAACATCCACGAGTTTCAGACGCTGCGCGATTTCCTCGCCTCGCTGACCCTGACCAGCGTCATCGACCTGCCGTTCACCCTGCTGATCCTGTTGGTGATCGGTCTGCTCGGTGGGCACCTGGTGTGGATTCCGCTGCTGGCCTTCCCCCTGGCCATGGGCATCAGCTGGCTGTTGCAGAAACCGCTGGTGGCGACCATGGATCGCACCATGGCCCTGGCCGCCGAACGGCAGTCCAGCCTGATCGAGACTCTGGCCGGCCTCGATGCGGTGAAGGTCAACAATGCCGAAAGCGACCGCCAGTACCTGTGGGAGCAGACCATCGGCACCCTGGGGCGCCTGGAGCTGCGGGTGAAGATGCTGTCGAGCCTGGCGATGAACCTGACCATGCTGATCCAGCAACTGGCAGGTGTGATCATGATCGTCGCCGGTGTTTACCTGATCATGGCCGGCAACCTCAGCATGGGTGGTCTGATCGCCTGCTACATGCTCAACGGGCGTGCCCTTGGCCCTTTGAGTCAGCTGTCTGGCCTGTTCACCCGCTATCAGCAGGCGCGCCTGACCATGATCAATGTGGATCAGATGATGGATCTGCCGCAGGAGCGTCACGAGGGCGAGCAACCACTGGTGCGTTCCAAGTTGCAAGGCAGTCTGGAGTTGCGTCAGGTCAGCTTCACCTACCCGCATCAGCAGACCCCGGCGCTCAGCGAGATCAACCTGATCGTCCGGCCGGGCGAGAAGATCGGCATCATCGGTCGCAGCGGTTCCGGCAAGAGTTCGCTGGCCAAGCTCATCGTCGGGTTGTACCAGGCCGACTCGGGCAGCCTGCTGGTGGACGGCACCGACATCCGCCAGCTGGATGTCAGCGAACTGCGCCACAACGTTGGCTACGTGCCGCAGGATATCCAGCTGTTCAGCGGTACCCTGCGTGACAACCTGATGGCTGGCGCGCGCTATGTCGAGGACGAACTGGTGCTGCAGGCTTCGGAGCTGGCCGGGGTTCACGAGTTCGCGCGCCTGCACCCGCAGGGTTATGAACTGCAGGTCGGCGAGCGTGGGCAGAACCTCTCCGGTGGTCAGCGGCAGAACGTCGCGCTGGCGCGTGCATTGCTGCTCGATCCGCCTATCCTGCTGCTCGATGAACCCACCAGTTCCATGGACAACCCAGGTGAAGAACGCCTGAAGGAGCGGATCGGCGCGGTGCTCGCCAACAAGACGCTGCTGCTGGTGACACACCGCGCGTCCATGTTGTCGCTGGTCGACCGTTTGTTGATCATCGACCGTGGCCGGATCATCGCCGATGGGCCCAAGGAGTCGGTCATGGAAGCACTGAAAAAGGGGCAGATCAGTGTCGCTTAA
- the mmsB gene encoding 3-hydroxyisobutyrate dehydrogenase, which translates to MTQIAFIGLGHMGLPMARNLLKAGYPLKVFDLVRSAVDTLAGEGALTADSAADAIDQAQVVISMLPASRHVENLYLGDEGLLNRMPAGTLVIECSTIAPESARKVHAAARERGIALLDAPVSGGTGGAAAGTLTFMVGGEAQALEKARPLLAAMGKNIFHAGPDGAGQVAKVCNNQVLAVQMIATAEAMAMGVANGLEPAVLAEIMRQSSGGNWTLEKYNPWPGVMENAPASKGYSGGFMAELMAKDLGLAQETASHNGNSAPMGALALQLYRLLLKQGKGKQDFSVVQQLFI; encoded by the coding sequence ATGACCCAGATCGCCTTTATCGGCCTTGGCCACATGGGCCTGCCCATGGCCCGCAACCTGCTCAAGGCAGGCTACCCGCTGAAAGTCTTCGATTTGGTGCGCAGCGCCGTCGACACCCTGGCTGGCGAGGGCGCCCTGACAGCCGATAGTGCCGCCGACGCCATCGATCAGGCCCAGGTAGTGATCAGCATGCTTCCCGCCAGCCGCCACGTAGAAAACCTGTATCTGGGCGACGAAGGGCTGCTCAACCGGATGCCGGCCGGCACGCTGGTGATCGAATGCTCGACCATCGCCCCGGAGTCTGCACGCAAGGTGCACGCCGCCGCTCGCGAACGTGGCATCGCCCTGCTCGATGCGCCCGTTTCCGGCGGCACCGGCGGGGCGGCAGCCGGCACCCTGACCTTCATGGTTGGCGGTGAGGCCCAGGCGCTGGAAAAAGCCCGACCACTGCTCGCCGCCATGGGCAAGAACATCTTCCACGCCGGCCCGGATGGCGCTGGCCAGGTGGCCAAGGTATGCAACAACCAGGTGCTCGCCGTGCAGATGATCGCCACCGCCGAGGCCATGGCCATGGGCGTGGCCAACGGCCTGGAGCCGGCCGTACTGGCGGAGATCATGCGGCAGAGTTCGGGCGGCAACTGGACGCTGGAGAAGTACAACCCCTGGCCCGGCGTGATGGAGAACGCCCCCGCGTCGAAGGGCTACAGCGGCGGCTTCATGGCCGAGCTGATGGCCAAGGATCTCGGCCTGGCTCAGGAAACCGCCAGCCACAACGGCAACAGCGCACCGATGGGCGCCCTGGCGCTGCAGCTCTATCGCCTGCTGCTCAAACAGGGCAAGGGCAAGCAGGACTTCTCGGTGGTGCAACAGCTGTTCATCTGA
- a CDS encoding TolC family outer membrane protein produces the protein MRLRLFHVLPLTLAISLPAYSQTLPEAMQHAMGVHPEIQAGVNGRLAADKQLEAARGGYLPSVDLLAGYGREGTDNTSTRAAGRHGFETLTRGESSLRLSQMVFDGFATQNEVGRQQATVNSRAYALLGTSERTALDVAEVYIDVLRRQEMVRLAEDNLRSHERIYDQISLRSQRGVGRLADQDQAEARLAQARNNLITEQTNLADARTNFYSVVGLDPTELVEPSGLPGQLPENLQEARQALVANSPILRSAESDVAATEKQYEAAKSLFYPRFDAELSRNADNDIDGVNGHSNEWQAMLRMRYNLFAGGSNKADLESKSYQVNQALDIRNNAMRVLNEDLGLSWNALNNAREQLPIAREYVEYSTRVRESYQKQFSIGERTLLDLLDSENELFTASRRLTDLRYSELFTQYRIKATMGELLKSQGVVAPMATVVQSDLKPKATLPSLN, from the coding sequence ATGCGTTTGCGCCTGTTCCACGTTCTGCCGCTTACCTTGGCGATTAGCCTGCCTGCTTACTCCCAGACCCTCCCAGAAGCCATGCAACATGCCATGGGTGTGCACCCTGAAATTCAGGCCGGTGTGAATGGTCGTCTGGCCGCCGACAAACAGCTCGAGGCTGCCCGTGGCGGTTACCTGCCTTCCGTGGATCTGCTGGCAGGTTATGGGCGTGAAGGCACCGACAACACCTCGACCCGTGCTGCAGGGCGCCACGGTTTCGAAACCCTGACCCGCGGTGAGTCCAGCCTGCGCCTGAGCCAGATGGTGTTCGACGGTTTCGCTACTCAGAACGAAGTGGGGCGTCAGCAAGCCACAGTCAATTCCCGTGCCTATGCACTGCTGGGAACTTCCGAGCGCACCGCGCTGGATGTGGCCGAAGTCTATATAGATGTACTGCGCCGCCAAGAGATGGTGCGCCTGGCAGAAGACAATCTGCGCAGCCACGAACGTATCTATGATCAGATCAGCCTGCGCAGCCAGCGTGGTGTCGGTCGATTGGCCGACCAGGATCAGGCTGAAGCCCGCCTGGCTCAGGCGCGTAACAATCTGATTACCGAGCAGACCAACCTGGCCGATGCTCGTACCAACTTCTATAGCGTCGTCGGTCTGGATCCAACGGAGTTGGTCGAGCCGTCCGGCCTGCCGGGCCAGTTGCCGGAAAACCTGCAGGAGGCGCGTCAGGCGCTGGTGGCCAACAGCCCTATCCTGCGTTCTGCTGAGTCCGACGTGGCCGCGACCGAGAAACAGTACGAGGCGGCCAAATCGCTCTTCTATCCGCGCTTCGATGCGGAGCTGTCGCGTAATGCGGACAACGATATCGATGGCGTCAATGGCCACTCCAACGAATGGCAAGCCATGCTGCGCATGCGCTACAACCTGTTCGCCGGCGGCAGCAACAAGGCCGACCTGGAGTCCAAGTCCTACCAGGTGAACCAGGCGTTGGATATTCGCAACAACGCCATGCGCGTATTGAACGAAGACCTGGGCCTGTCCTGGAACGCACTGAACAATGCCCGTGAGCAATTGCCCATCGCCCGTGAGTACGTGGAATACAGCACGCGGGTTCGTGAGTCGTACCAGAAGCAGTTCAGCATTGGTGAGCGCACGCTGCTGGATCTGCTCGACAGCGAGAACGAGTTGTTCACGGCTTCGCGACGTCTGACCGATCTGCGTTACAGCGAGCTGTTTACTCAGTACCGCATCAAGGCCACCATGGGTGAGTTGCTCAAGAGCCAAGGGGTTGTGGCGCCCATGGCGACCGTGGTTCAGTCCGACCTCAAGCCCAAGGCGACGCTGCCCAGCCTGAACTGA
- a CDS encoding acyl-CoA dehydrogenase family protein: MDFELSDEQRLLTDSARAFATRELAPHAADWDRDHHFPVEVIRRAAEQGYLALYIAEEDGGLGLSRLSSSLIFEHLAAGCVATTAYLTIHNMATWMLASFADQALKDAWLPGLISGQSLASYCLTEPDAGSDAANLRTRARRDGDDYVIDGSKCFISGAGSTDVLIVMARSGEDGAKGISCFLVPADAPGVRYGRNEDKMGWKAQPTRTITFEGVRIPASNRIGPEGEGFVYAMKGLDGGRLNIASCSLGAAQAALEQSLRYVEERKQFGKPLSQFQALQFKLADMLTDLTASRQMVRLAAHKLDHEHGEASLYCAMAKRFATDHCFNVCNEALQLHGGYGYLNDYPLERWVRDARVHQILEGTNEIMRVIIARRLLQQGGMLDRLL; the protein is encoded by the coding sequence ATGGACTTCGAACTCAGTGATGAACAACGCCTGCTCACCGACAGCGCCCGCGCCTTCGCCACGCGGGAACTGGCGCCCCACGCCGCCGACTGGGATCGTGACCACCACTTCCCCGTCGAGGTGATCCGCCGCGCCGCCGAACAGGGCTATCTGGCCCTGTACATCGCCGAAGAGGATGGCGGCCTGGGCCTGTCACGCCTGTCCAGTTCGCTGATCTTCGAACACCTGGCAGCCGGCTGCGTGGCCACCACCGCCTACCTGACCATTCACAACATGGCCACCTGGATGCTCGCCAGCTTCGCCGATCAGGCACTCAAGGACGCCTGGTTGCCGGGGCTAATTTCCGGCCAGTCGCTGGCCTCCTACTGCCTGACCGAACCGGACGCCGGCTCCGATGCGGCCAACCTGCGTACCCGCGCACGCCGTGATGGCGACGACTACGTGATCGACGGCAGCAAGTGCTTCATCTCCGGCGCCGGCAGTACCGACGTGCTGATCGTCATGGCGCGCAGCGGCGAGGACGGTGCCAAGGGCATCTCCTGCTTCCTGGTACCCGCCGACGCCCCCGGCGTGCGCTACGGGCGCAACGAAGACAAGATGGGCTGGAAGGCGCAGCCAACCCGCACCATCACCTTCGAGGGCGTGCGCATTCCCGCCAGCAACCGTATCGGCCCGGAAGGCGAAGGCTTCGTCTATGCCATGAAAGGCCTCGATGGTGGCCGTCTGAATATTGCCAGCTGCTCGCTGGGTGCTGCCCAGGCGGCGCTGGAGCAAAGCCTGCGCTACGTCGAGGAACGCAAGCAGTTCGGCAAGCCACTCAGCCAGTTCCAGGCCCTGCAGTTCAAACTGGCCGACATGCTCACCGACCTCACCGCCAGCCGGCAGATGGTGCGCCTGGCCGCGCACAAACTCGACCATGAGCATGGCGAAGCCAGCCTGTATTGCGCCATGGCCAAGCGCTTCGCCACCGACCACTGCTTCAACGTCTGCAACGAAGCCCTGCAACTGCACGGCGGTTATGGCTATCTGAATGATTACCCGCTGGAACGCTGGGTACGTGACGCCCGCGTGCACCAGATACTGGAAGGCACCAACGAAATCATGCGGGTGATTATCGCCCGCCGCCTGCTGCAACAAGGCGGCATGCTCGATCGCCTGCTGTAG